The following coding sequences are from one Microbulbifer sp. TB1203 window:
- a CDS encoding serine/threonine protein kinase, producing MKRVNNKLLLAATIAALLAGCDSGGVDIEPTTIDNSTDNSVTNRGGDTSNSCATIESTGVQGTPEGANCRYGTDFVSSSNPLTEDLYLPALPNGGAHIFDGSLFVGESYASNAELQAAGIAQGGDAVKLEVQAGATIAFKDSSAFMVINRGSQIFARGTESAPITFTSETDVRGTVAAEDVSQWGGMVINGFGVTNKCAYTGNLDAGTLALSGECHVAAEGSTDDEASYYGGDNNADSSGELTYVRVKHTGAQVAAGDELNGVAFDAVGSGTIVRNLQAYSTYDDGIEFFGGAVNIENYVALYVRDDSIDIDEGYRGAITNALVIQSEADGNHCIESDGIGSYAAGEARNADIIAQGINSRPVIDGLTCIVSAQAAGTHDPGAGWRFREGIYPMITNSMIAASFSADENGAEGSNYCLRVESDETLAEAEAGTEVAITSNIFACEDKTKGGPVGADDLETWAVNSGNQFAAISGAVDPTQNADTNLVLLAGTPAMYTADALVVGSDVDGNPAPATVTPVERAYLGALDVNGTDWTRGWTYGLHEGSRAQPLWFE from the coding sequence ATGAAGCGAGTAAACAACAAGCTGCTGCTGGCAGCCACAATCGCCGCATTGCTGGCCGGTTGTGACAGCGGTGGTGTCGATATCGAGCCGACTACCATAGACAATTCTACTGACAACTCTGTAACCAACCGGGGTGGCGACACTAGCAACTCTTGCGCCACTATTGAAAGCACCGGTGTTCAGGGTACTCCGGAAGGTGCCAACTGCCGCTACGGCACTGACTTCGTGTCTTCCTCCAATCCGCTGACGGAAGATCTCTACCTTCCGGCCCTGCCGAATGGCGGTGCGCATATTTTCGACGGCAGCCTGTTCGTGGGTGAGAGCTATGCTAGCAACGCGGAGCTGCAGGCGGCCGGTATCGCCCAGGGCGGCGACGCCGTCAAGCTGGAAGTCCAGGCTGGCGCCACCATTGCATTCAAAGACAGCTCTGCCTTCATGGTAATCAATCGCGGTTCCCAGATTTTTGCCCGCGGTACCGAATCCGCCCCGATCACTTTCACTTCCGAAACCGACGTGCGTGGCACGGTAGCTGCTGAAGACGTTTCCCAGTGGGGCGGAATGGTGATCAATGGCTTTGGCGTTACCAACAAGTGCGCTTACACCGGCAACCTGGATGCCGGTACTCTGGCGCTCAGCGGCGAGTGCCATGTGGCCGCCGAAGGCTCCACCGACGACGAGGCTTCATACTACGGTGGTGACAACAACGCCGACAGCTCCGGTGAACTGACCTACGTACGCGTCAAGCATACCGGTGCCCAGGTTGCGGCTGGTGACGAATTGAATGGTGTCGCTTTCGATGCCGTCGGCAGTGGCACCATCGTCCGCAATCTGCAGGCCTATTCCACCTACGATGACGGCATCGAATTCTTCGGCGGTGCCGTGAATATCGAAAACTACGTTGCTCTATACGTGCGCGACGACTCCATCGATATCGACGAAGGCTACCGCGGCGCTATCACCAACGCCCTGGTAATTCAGAGCGAGGCCGATGGCAACCATTGTATCGAGTCCGACGGTATCGGCTCCTATGCGGCGGGCGAGGCCAGAAACGCGGACATTATTGCCCAGGGCATCAACAGTCGCCCGGTGATCGATGGACTGACCTGTATCGTCTCCGCCCAGGCGGCAGGCACTCATGATCCGGGTGCCGGCTGGCGTTTCCGCGAAGGTATCTATCCGATGATCACCAACTCCATGATAGCCGCCTCCTTCAGTGCCGACGAAAACGGTGCTGAGGGCAGCAACTACTGCCTGCGTGTCGAGAGTGATGAGACCCTGGCCGAAGCGGAAGCTGGTACCGAAGTTGCTATCACCTCCAACATCTTCGCTTGCGAAGACAAGACCAAAGGCGGTCCGGTAGGCGCCGATGATCTGGAAACCTGGGCCGTAAACAGCGGCAACCAGTTCGCCGCCATCTCCGGTGCGGTAGATCCCACCCAAAATGCCGATACCAACCTCGTCCTACTGGCCGGAACCCCGGCCATGTACACCGCGGATGCCCTGGTTGTGGGTTCGGATGTGGACGGAAACCCTGCCCCTGCTACCGTGACTCCGGTGGAACGCGCCTACCTGGGTGCCCTGGATGTCAACGGTACTGACTGGACCCGGGGCTGGACTTACGGCCTGCACGAAGGCAGCCGCGCTCAGCCGCTGTGGTTTGAGTAA
- a CDS encoding DUF1285 domain-containing protein — translation MAEPLFDQLQQLQREFRGHPPVQRWHPELSGDMDLRICRDGRWVHEGTEIRRQSLVRLFASILRREGDEYFLVTPVEKWRIQVEDVPFIATQVAIGRERNRELLLFTTNTGDVVPLDHGHPFQLNPFGEPPQLVPYIEVRDGLQARLSRDVYYQLVEWAEDVPVEEKNTTGQLWIRSAGERFLLGDY, via the coding sequence TTGGCTGAACCGCTGTTCGACCAGCTGCAGCAGCTGCAGCGGGAGTTTCGCGGCCATCCGCCGGTACAGCGATGGCATCCTGAGCTTAGCGGCGATATGGACCTGCGGATTTGTCGGGATGGCCGCTGGGTTCACGAGGGAACGGAGATCCGGCGCCAGTCCCTGGTCAGGCTGTTTGCCAGCATCCTCAGGCGCGAAGGTGACGAGTATTTTTTAGTCACTCCCGTGGAGAAATGGCGTATCCAGGTAGAGGATGTTCCTTTTATCGCCACCCAGGTGGCGATCGGACGGGAGCGGAATCGGGAGCTGCTGCTGTTTACCACCAATACCGGCGATGTGGTGCCCCTGGACCACGGCCATCCCTTCCAGTTAAACCCCTTCGGCGAACCGCCGCAGCTCGTGCCCTATATCGAAGTGCGGGACGGCCTGCAGGCGCGCCTTTCCCGCGACGTCTACTACCAGTTGGTGGAATGGGCGGAAGATGTTCCCGTCGAGGAAAAAAATACCACCGGCCAGCTCTGGATTCGCAGTGCCGGCGAGCGGTTTTTGCTCGGCGACTACTGA
- a CDS encoding TetR/AcrR family transcriptional regulator, with product MDKAKEKVQRFRAREQRILDAALELLLEHGEEKVTVEQIAERVDIGKGTIYKHFISKTEIYMRLLMDYEKSLTERLKSAVATAEQGDITAPARAYFESRMADPAKDRLFQRLEEKIIALNQAPEMIEELHAIRNSNASALNRVFERRMEQGVLKKVPPYFYYSTYWALVQGAVELYHSKSFADVIEDMEGLMEFIMDVGVHIGDISGRRGQEEKRAEGGSAGSSFG from the coding sequence ATGGATAAGGCAAAAGAGAAGGTTCAGCGTTTCCGCGCGCGGGAGCAACGTATCCTCGATGCGGCGCTGGAGTTGTTGCTGGAACACGGCGAAGAAAAGGTCACCGTGGAACAGATCGCCGAGCGGGTGGATATCGGCAAGGGCACCATCTACAAGCATTTTATTTCAAAAACAGAGATTTACATGCGCTTGTTAATGGACTACGAGAAGTCCCTTACCGAGCGCTTGAAGTCTGCGGTGGCCACCGCGGAGCAGGGAGATATCACTGCGCCGGCGCGGGCCTACTTCGAGTCGCGCATGGCGGACCCGGCCAAGGACCGTCTGTTCCAGCGCCTGGAGGAGAAAATCATCGCTCTCAACCAGGCGCCGGAGATGATTGAGGAATTGCACGCCATCCGCAATTCCAACGCCTCGGCCCTGAACCGGGTATTCGAGCGGCGGATGGAACAGGGCGTGTTGAAAAAAGTGCCTCCCTACTTCTATTACTCCACCTACTGGGCACTGGTGCAGGGGGCCGTGGAGTTGTACCACTCCAAGTCCTTCGCCGATGTGATCGAGGATATGGAGGGCCTGATGGAGTTCATCATGGATGTGGGGGTGCATATCGGCGATATCTCCGGCCGTCGCGGGCAGGAGGAAAAACGCGCCGAGGGTGGCAGCGCGGGTTCATCGTTTGGCTGA
- a CDS encoding SGNH/GDSL hydrolase family protein, which produces MFKNKNLVVSGLFTVALIFGGSHAAADTSDLAPSGAPFYYLALGDSLAAGEQPDGEGGQIVGDGYAERLLSHFGPDVELVNLGCSGETTSSMIYGIGSRCTYPGAVSQLDAAVQFLLTHPGQVMAVTLNIGADNFSGCEIDAPDTTCLVDQAATVSAELPPILYALRRATEPETRIAAMTYYDPFLAHWLLGEEGRLQAGLTSLAVTSFNLLEASIYAAQGVRIAYIGDAFETLNQQPTIYRGRVMPTNVVRICQLTWMCELGDIHANDAGYQLIADTFAEALGLPVVFQF; this is translated from the coding sequence ATGTTCAAGAATAAAAATCTTGTTGTATCCGGTCTTTTTACCGTCGCCTTGATTTTCGGCGGCTCGCACGCCGCTGCCGACACGTCGGACCTTGCCCCGTCGGGCGCCCCTTTCTACTACCTGGCCCTGGGCGATTCCCTCGCCGCCGGCGAACAGCCCGACGGCGAAGGGGGGCAGATTGTCGGGGATGGCTACGCGGAGCGACTGCTGTCACATTTCGGGCCCGATGTGGAACTGGTCAACCTCGGCTGCAGTGGCGAAACGACCTCCTCGATGATCTACGGTATCGGTTCCCGATGCACCTATCCCGGCGCTGTTTCACAGCTCGACGCGGCCGTACAGTTCCTGCTGACCCATCCCGGCCAAGTGATGGCGGTCACTCTCAATATCGGCGCTGACAATTTCAGCGGCTGCGAAATCGACGCCCCCGATACCACCTGCCTGGTTGATCAGGCCGCCACTGTCAGCGCAGAACTGCCACCAATCCTATATGCCTTGCGCCGGGCAACTGAGCCGGAGACAAGGATCGCCGCAATGACCTATTACGATCCCTTTCTCGCCCACTGGCTGCTGGGAGAGGAAGGCCGGTTGCAGGCGGGGCTGACGTCTCTCGCGGTCACCAGCTTCAATCTACTGGAGGCGAGTATCTACGCCGCTCAGGGCGTGCGCATCGCCTATATCGGCGACGCCTTCGAAACCCTCAACCAGCAGCCCACCATTTATCGCGGCCGGGTGATGCCGACTAACGTGGTACGCATCTGCCAGCTCACCTGGATGTGTGAACTCGGCGATATCCACGCCAACGACGCCGGCTACCAGCTGATCGCCGACACCTTTGCCGAGGCGTTGGGGTTGCCGGTTGTCTTTCAGTTCTGA
- a CDS encoding DUF3526 domain-containing protein codes for MNLVKLETLVFFRSGVTRALLTFYGLLCLLAIFAGHQALKQSAADFAVAEQRFGQQRAHWSKALDGSADPANIAGQAAYYTFMPTWHQPTAWNGLFPGQRADYNNTMRVRLLAIQGQMNDSALQNYQHAPSARLDLGFIWVYLLPLLIGVLAVNIVADDQQARRWPLIAASVPSPGKLIFIRLAVRFAALLALNVAVLGLACLLLGVADLAGFGMVTALLLLYQLFWFALVAWLISFNRNRRQNLVYYSALWIALAFLVPGISYLARLDSQELGLAIGAQVEQRESINSSWDKDKQAEFDAYLSEHPEWADTTPLPEGFHWKWYYAMQQHSDDTVAHEVEAYREKRLEQYRAGLNWSWLSPAIGLQLALQRLADTDALAYQQYLDQIVSYHGQLQHFYFPFLFFDNQPADGIDLAALPHFSYSRTGVGAVMIQVMATLLLLIALLLIAAWRKLRMLR; via the coding sequence ATGAATCTGGTAAAGCTTGAAACACTGGTTTTTTTTCGCTCGGGGGTTACCCGTGCGCTGCTGACCTTCTATGGGCTGCTGTGCCTGCTGGCCATTTTTGCCGGCCACCAGGCCCTGAAACAGTCCGCCGCCGACTTCGCGGTTGCCGAGCAGCGTTTCGGGCAGCAGCGCGCTCACTGGTCGAAAGCACTGGATGGAAGCGCCGACCCCGCAAACATCGCCGGCCAGGCGGCTTACTACACCTTTATGCCCACCTGGCACCAGCCGACTGCATGGAACGGTCTGTTCCCCGGCCAGCGGGCCGACTACAACAACACCATGCGCGTGCGCCTGCTCGCCATTCAGGGGCAGATGAACGACAGCGCCCTGCAGAATTATCAGCACGCTCCGTCAGCGCGCCTGGATCTGGGTTTTATATGGGTTTATCTGCTGCCGCTGCTGATCGGTGTGCTCGCGGTCAATATCGTCGCCGACGACCAGCAGGCGCGGCGCTGGCCGCTGATCGCGGCTTCCGTGCCATCGCCGGGCAAACTGATTTTCATCCGCCTGGCGGTGCGCTTCGCCGCTCTGTTGGCGCTGAACGTCGCTGTGTTGGGCCTTGCCTGCCTGCTTTTGGGGGTTGCCGACCTCGCCGGTTTCGGTATGGTCACTGCTCTGTTGCTGTTGTACCAGTTGTTCTGGTTCGCGCTGGTGGCCTGGTTGATCAGCTTCAACAGGAATCGACGCCAGAACCTGGTTTATTACAGCGCCCTGTGGATCGCTCTGGCGTTCCTGGTCCCCGGGATTTCCTACCTGGCCCGCCTGGACAGCCAGGAACTGGGGCTGGCCATCGGTGCCCAGGTGGAACAGCGGGAATCCATAAACAGCAGTTGGGATAAAGACAAGCAGGCGGAGTTCGATGCTTACCTCTCCGAGCATCCCGAGTGGGCGGATACCACGCCCCTGCCCGAGGGATTTCACTGGAAATGGTACTACGCCATGCAACAGCACAGTGACGACACGGTGGCCCACGAAGTGGAAGCCTACCGGGAAAAGCGGCTGGAACAATACCGGGCCGGGCTGAACTGGAGTTGGTTGTCGCCCGCTATAGGCCTTCAACTGGCGTTACAGCGCCTGGCCGACACGGACGCGCTCGCCTACCAGCAGTATCTGGACCAGATCGTGTCTTATCATGGCCAGCTGCAACACTTCTATTTCCCTTTCCTGTTTTTCGACAACCAGCCAGCGGACGGGATCGACCTGGCCGCTCTGCCGCACTTCAGCTACAGCCGGACGGGTGTCGGAGCCGTGATGATTCAGGTGATGGCAACTTTGCTGTTATTGATTGCGCTGCTATTGATCGCCGCCTGGCGAAAACTGCGTATGCTGCGATAG
- a CDS encoding DUF3526 domain-containing protein, producing MIRAIFKRELVRQWRSRTLRILLPLSLVLVAAVAGVHWHQQKAFFATQSHWQGVNDELWRTQPDRHPHRVTHYGSLAFRFNSPLSFLDAGVNPYVGNVLFLESHRQNSSGLRQFTVSARELGLGYLSVATLVLVLWPLVLIALAHGSVSDERGNGNFNLLLSLGVKPVQFLVGQGLVFLFLSAIYLAFLAMMAGAFVLASPAAADTDVWLRLALSLLAYLGYWLVWIAAILLVSYHCRSSSRSLLFALGLWLLWVVVIPRALTTVTEAVYPAPSRAVFDIQVENAIARIGDSHDPNDPYFNDFRESVLARYGVERVEDLPVNWRGVVMQEGERIGTVVFDEHYRRLTGIYRRQDRLYDWLSVTSPYALMARLSFTITGNDAESYYDFERQAEAYRFDLITRLNDLQTRKLDYETDGQTRLSSSHWEAFAPFEHRRQTLSVPPQRLALLAVAVLLWTVVAVVGFRRRAS from the coding sequence ATGATCAGAGCGATCTTTAAACGCGAACTGGTGCGACAGTGGCGCAGCCGCACCCTGCGAATTCTCCTGCCCCTCAGCCTGGTGCTGGTGGCGGCGGTGGCCGGCGTCCACTGGCATCAGCAAAAGGCGTTTTTCGCCACCCAAAGCCACTGGCAGGGGGTGAACGACGAATTGTGGCGGACCCAGCCCGACCGCCACCCGCACCGGGTGACCCACTACGGCAGCCTGGCGTTTCGCTTCAACTCGCCGCTGAGCTTTCTCGACGCCGGCGTCAATCCCTATGTGGGCAATGTGCTGTTCCTGGAATCGCACCGACAGAACAGCAGCGGTTTACGCCAGTTTACGGTGAGCGCCCGCGAGTTGGGATTGGGCTATCTGTCGGTGGCCACCCTGGTGCTGGTACTCTGGCCGTTGGTGCTGATCGCGTTGGCTCACGGCTCGGTGAGCGATGAGCGCGGCAACGGCAATTTCAACCTGCTGCTCAGCCTGGGCGTCAAGCCGGTGCAGTTCCTTGTCGGCCAGGGACTGGTTTTCCTGTTCCTCAGCGCTATCTATTTGGCGTTCCTGGCGATGATGGCCGGCGCCTTCGTGCTCGCCTCACCGGCGGCGGCGGATACCGACGTGTGGCTGCGTCTGGCGCTCAGCCTGCTGGCCTATCTCGGCTATTGGCTGGTATGGATCGCGGCCATCCTGCTGGTTTCCTACCACTGCCGCTCCAGTTCCCGCAGCCTGCTGTTCGCCCTGGGTTTGTGGTTGCTGTGGGTGGTGGTTATCCCCCGTGCGCTGACCACGGTGACTGAAGCTGTCTATCCGGCGCCCTCGCGAGCGGTCTTTGATATCCAGGTGGAGAACGCAATTGCCCGCATCGGAGATTCCCACGATCCCAACGATCCCTACTTCAACGATTTTCGCGAAAGTGTCCTCGCCCGGTACGGGGTCGAGCGGGTAGAGGACCTGCCCGTCAACTGGCGTGGCGTTGTCATGCAGGAGGGCGAGCGTATTGGCACAGTGGTATTCGACGAGCACTACCGGCGGCTTACCGGCATCTACCGGCGGCAGGACAGGTTGTACGACTGGCTTTCCGTGACGTCTCCCTATGCTCTGATGGCCCGGCTTTCTTTCACGATCACCGGCAATGACGCGGAGAGTTACTACGATTTCGAGCGTCAGGCAGAGGCCTACCGTTTCGACCTGATCACCAGGCTCAACGATCTCCAGACCAGGAAGCTCGATTACGAGACCGACGGGCAAACCCGGCTCAGCAGCAGCCACTGGGAAGCGTTCGCGCCCTTTGAGCACCGGCGCCAGACCCTGTCCGTGCCGCCGCAGCGGCTGGCTTTGCTGGCAGTAGCGGTTTTGTTGTGGACAGTGGTGGCGGTGGTCGGTTTTCGCAGGAGGGCATCATGA
- a CDS encoding ABC transporter ATP-binding protein, with product MLKVSNLCKSFREQPVVKGISFSIAAGEVFCLLGSNGAGKTTTVKMLLGLLPATSGEALLGDAQGGDENLLEPTSSSRRHIMYIPENVSLYDDLDAVENIEYLAAVSALHLDRAAITEALVRVGLSAADHRKHLGQFSKGMRQKVVIAFALLKNARLVLMDEPTSGLDPVATRDFIDVVKALRANRCAVMMVTHDLQCAHLLADRIGVMRGGELKAVFPTADIHLEDVERIYFGEQREPVSDQSALAGV from the coding sequence ATGCTGAAAGTCAGTAATCTCTGCAAGTCCTTCCGGGAACAACCCGTCGTGAAGGGGATTTCCTTTTCAATCGCTGCCGGAGAAGTCTTTTGCCTGCTGGGCTCCAACGGTGCGGGCAAAACCACCACGGTAAAAATGTTGCTGGGGCTGCTTCCCGCAACGAGCGGCGAGGCCCTGCTGGGCGATGCACAGGGGGGTGATGAAAACCTGCTGGAACCGACCTCATCCAGCCGCCGCCATATCATGTATATCCCGGAAAACGTCAGTCTCTACGATGACCTGGATGCGGTCGAGAATATTGAGTACCTGGCGGCCGTCTCGGCGCTTCATCTCGACCGGGCGGCTATCACCGAGGCACTGGTGAGGGTGGGGCTGAGCGCCGCCGATCATCGCAAGCATCTGGGCCAGTTTTCCAAAGGCATGCGCCAGAAAGTGGTGATCGCCTTTGCGCTGCTGAAAAACGCCCGACTGGTCTTGATGGACGAGCCCACCTCCGGCCTCGATCCGGTTGCCACCCGGGATTTTATCGACGTGGTGAAGGCGTTGAGGGCCAATCGTTGCGCGGTGATGATGGTGACCCACGACCTGCAGTGCGCGCACCTGTTGGCTGACCGTATCGGCGTAATGCGCGGGGGTGAATTGAAGGCGGTATTCCCCACGGCGGATATTCATCTGGAAGATGTCGAACGCATTTACTTCGGTGAGCAACGGGAGCCGGTCAGCGACCAATCGGCCCTGGCGGGGGTTTGA
- a CDS encoding FAD-dependent oxidoreductase gives MNSVEVDTLVVGAGVIGTAIAEQLQSRGDRVLLVDRAEPGSGCSSGNAGHFATDAVLPLANPQTILSIPKMLMDPLGPLVIRWSYLPSMLPWLLRFARAALPANARASARTLRELNRRSIASFDRLLARTGLQDLMVKRGALTLYQTEKGRRTHRATVAVLRDYGIEIEELDTGALRELEPALSESLVGGLYFPNTAHTVNPLRLVRELARVFRAGGGTFERAEVQRLTPQADGEVAVQLDNGALNARRVIVAAGAWSKSLAAQLGCRVPLDTERGYHLMLPQPSVELERPVVSFERSFVITPMEDGLRLAGTVELAGLKAPPNYRRADILYRHAEAILPGLRRDDAQRWMGFRPSLPDSLPVIGRAPNRKNIYFAFGHQHLGLTQAAITAEIIADLVEGRPPEVDIRPLAVDRF, from the coding sequence GTGAACAGCGTGGAAGTCGACACCCTGGTGGTCGGCGCTGGCGTAATCGGCACTGCCATTGCCGAGCAGTTACAGAGCCGGGGGGACAGAGTGTTGTTGGTGGACCGAGCGGAGCCGGGCAGCGGCTGTTCCTCCGGCAATGCCGGCCATTTCGCCACCGACGCGGTGCTGCCACTGGCCAACCCGCAGACGATTCTGTCGATTCCCAAAATGCTGATGGACCCCCTGGGCCCGCTGGTAATCCGCTGGTCGTACTTGCCAAGCATGCTGCCTTGGCTACTGCGCTTCGCGCGGGCCGCGCTGCCCGCCAATGCGCGCGCCTCCGCCCGCACCCTTCGCGAGCTGAATCGCCGTTCCATTGCCAGCTTCGACCGCTTGCTGGCGCGCACCGGTTTGCAGGATTTAATGGTCAAGCGCGGCGCGCTAACCCTGTACCAGACGGAAAAGGGCCGCAGGACCCACCGCGCCACCGTGGCAGTGTTGCGGGATTACGGTATAGAAATCGAGGAATTGGACACCGGCGCACTGCGTGAGCTGGAACCGGCGCTCAGCGAGTCCCTGGTCGGCGGTCTCTACTTTCCCAATACCGCGCACACAGTGAACCCGCTGCGGCTGGTGCGGGAGCTGGCGCGGGTTTTCCGAGCCGGTGGCGGCACCTTCGAGCGTGCCGAGGTGCAGCGGCTGACACCACAGGCCGACGGCGAGGTGGCGGTGCAATTGGACAACGGCGCCCTGAATGCGCGTCGGGTCATTGTCGCGGCCGGGGCCTGGTCCAAATCCCTGGCCGCGCAGTTGGGTTGCCGGGTGCCGCTGGATACCGAGCGGGGCTATCACCTGATGTTGCCGCAGCCCTCCGTAGAACTCGAACGACCAGTCGTCTCTTTCGAGCGCTCCTTTGTGATAACACCGATGGAGGACGGGTTGCGCCTGGCCGGAACGGTGGAACTCGCCGGGCTGAAAGCCCCGCCCAACTACCGGCGCGCGGATATTCTCTATCGGCACGCAGAGGCGATTCTACCGGGACTGCGGCGGGACGATGCGCAGCGCTGGATGGGCTTCCGCCCCTCGCTGCCGGACTCCCTGCCGGTGATCGGCCGCGCGCCAAACCGAAAAAATATTTACTTCGCTTTCGGCCACCAACATCTCGGACTGACCCAGGCGGCTATCACTGCGGAAATTATCGCCGATCTGGTCGAAGGGCGGCCGCCGGAGGTGGATATTCGCCCCTTGGCGGTGGACCGCTTCTGA
- the pepQ gene encoding Xaa-Pro dipeptidase, which produces MNLDLLYREHIAELNARSARALENIGYDCLLIHAGTPKVPFLDDNSYPFRTNPHFKHWLPLLEHPYSVLVVSAGDRPQLIYFQPRDYWHKPPADPEGYWVEHFDIVLATSPEEISAALPADLERCAYIGEDPQLLGGFRAEQINPPQLIAELHYRRAYKTDYEIECLRRANRMAARGHTAAREVFFDGGTELDIHHAYLGGAEVLECELPYANIVAVNQHGSILHYHGAERELLRSEDIHSLVIDAGAGYRGYASDITRSYAYRDDEYAELVDAVDAVQRALVDEVRVGVDFAELHWRAHLHLAQLLSRFEFVHLEPEDIVAQGISRSFFPCGLGHFIGLQVHDVGGYLKSPGGEEYPRDPKAPFLRLVRKVEERQAFTIEPGIYFSDMLLEELAQGPDASRVNWRKVDEFRRYGGVRVEDCVVVHADGVENQSRDAFRATDGGKA; this is translated from the coding sequence ATGAATCTGGACCTGCTTTATCGCGAACATATTGCCGAACTGAATGCCCGTAGCGCCAGGGCCCTGGAGAACATCGGTTACGATTGCCTGCTGATCCATGCCGGCACCCCCAAGGTGCCGTTTCTGGACGACAACAGCTACCCCTTCCGCACCAATCCGCATTTCAAGCACTGGCTGCCGCTATTGGAGCATCCCTATTCGGTGCTGGTGGTTTCGGCCGGGGACAGGCCGCAGCTGATCTATTTCCAGCCGCGGGACTACTGGCACAAGCCGCCGGCGGACCCGGAGGGCTACTGGGTGGAGCACTTCGATATCGTGTTGGCCACCTCGCCGGAAGAGATCTCCGCAGCCCTGCCGGCGGATCTGGAGCGCTGCGCCTATATCGGCGAGGACCCGCAACTGCTGGGCGGATTCCGCGCCGAACAGATCAATCCGCCACAACTGATCGCCGAGCTGCACTACCGGCGTGCCTATAAAACCGATTACGAGATCGAGTGCCTGCGCCGGGCCAACCGCATGGCTGCGCGTGGACACACTGCCGCGCGGGAGGTATTTTTCGACGGCGGTACCGAGCTGGATATCCACCACGCCTACCTGGGCGGCGCCGAGGTGCTGGAGTGCGAGTTGCCCTATGCCAATATCGTGGCGGTCAATCAACACGGCTCAATACTGCACTACCACGGTGCCGAGCGTGAGCTGTTACGGTCCGAAGATATTCATTCGCTGGTGATCGATGCCGGTGCAGGATACCGGGGTTACGCCAGCGATATCACTCGCAGCTACGCCTACCGCGACGATGAGTACGCCGAACTGGTGGACGCTGTGGACGCGGTGCAGCGGGCGCTGGTGGATGAGGTGCGCGTCGGCGTGGACTTTGCAGAGTTACACTGGCGGGCGCACCTGCACCTGGCGCAGCTGCTGTCCCGTTTTGAATTTGTACACCTTGAACCGGAGGATATTGTGGCGCAGGGCATCAGCCGCTCCTTCTTTCCCTGCGGCCTGGGGCACTTTATCGGCCTGCAGGTGCACGATGTGGGCGGTTACCTGAAAAGTCCCGGCGGCGAGGAATATCCCCGCGATCCCAAGGCGCCTTTCCTGCGTCTGGTGCGCAAGGTGGAGGAGCGCCAGGCGTTTACCATTGAACCGGGAATTTATTTCAGCGATATGCTGCTGGAGGAGCTGGCGCAGGGCCCGGATGCCAGCCGGGTAAACTGGAGAAAAGTGGATGAATTTCGCCGCTACGGCGGCGTACGCGTGGAAGATTGCGTGGTGGTCCATGCGGATGGAGTAGAAAACCAGAGCCGCGACGCCTTTCGCGCAACCGACGGGGGAAAGGCGTGA